The Geobacter metallireducens GS-15 region CCTCGCCGGCCAGCATGTTGGTCAGCTCCCCCATGGCGTCGTGCACGTCGCCGTCGCCTTCGATCTCATCCATCTCCATGCCGAGCATGGATGCCGTAGCCTCCCGGGCAAGCTCCTCGGGAATGTGGATTCCCACCATCCCCGTGCAGTCGCCGCCGAGCCCCACCATCCCCGAGATGCTGCAGGTGAAGTGGGAAACTGGCTTGTCCAGGGGATATCTGTCCTCGATATCGCTAATGAAGATCATAGTGGCGAAGATGTTCTTGACCGCCCCGACTATGTGGGTGGCCAGATCCTCTTCGGCCAGGGTCGCGCCTCCTACGGTGAAGCTAAGCGGCATACGCAGGCTCCTTTTTGACAGGCAGAGATGGCGCGCGGAATATAGGGGACGCCCCATAGGGAAGCGTATCGGCCACCTTAGCGAAAACTTTAGCATTTTCTCGCAGACACCATCTTCGCTGGGAAGAGAGCCGTGACGGCCGTACAAAGTACTTGCCCTCCGAGCCCCAATGGGTGTATGAAGTCTCCCCTTTTACTTTCCAAGCAAGGAGACTATCCATGGGCATCCTTTCCGGCACCGTTGCCGTCTGTCAGTTCCGCGTCGCGGGGGACCTCCCCTCTGGCGATCTCTACCCCTTTATTGCAGAAAATCTTGCCAAGCAGGCCTTTCAGCCCATCGACCAGGGTGCCGCCGAGCAGTCCGTGGGGTGGGTCCACCTGGACGACCACCGCCAGATGAGCTTCGATACCACCGCCGCCTTCTGGCGCGACCACTACGTCACCTTCACCCTGCGCCGCGACCAGCGGAAGCTCCCCGCGGCGCTGGTGAAAGCCTACCTCCAGGTGGCCGAGCACGAGCATCTTTCCGCCAACCCCGGCCTCAACCGGGTGCCGAAGCAGAAGCGGGAGGAGCTGAAGGAGGCGGTGCGCCTCAGCCTCCTGGCCAAGACCCTGCCGGTCCCCTCCACGTGGGACGCGGTCTGGGACACCCGCACCGGCATCGTCAGCTTCACCTCCCTGTCGGCCCCCATCATCGAGCTCTTCGAGGCCCAGTTCAAGAAGACCTTCGAGGGGGCGCGCTTGGTGGCGATCCACCCCTACAGCCG contains the following coding sequences:
- a CDS encoding chemotaxis protein CheX, producing the protein MPLSFTVGGATLAEEDLATHIVGAVKNIFATMIFISDIEDRYPLDKPVSHFTCSISGMVGLGGDCTGMVGIHIPEELAREATASMLGMEMDEIEGDGDVHDAMGELTNMLAGEVKMIFSARGMSVCLSTPSVISGREYSVEVVSSGAAVVVPFDRGEHRFLATLQLEGS